The following are from one region of the Rhinoraja longicauda isolate Sanriku21f chromosome 3, sRhiLon1.1, whole genome shotgun sequence genome:
- the scg5 gene encoding neuroendocrine protein 7B2 yields the protein MFKVTLLALVGLAVASAHSSQDADKVTEADIQRLLHGVMEQLGIARPRVEYPAHQATNLVGPQSIEGGAHEGLQHLGPYGNIPNIVAELTGDNIPKDFNQDQGYPDPPNPCPLGRKASDGCLEHIPDTAEFSNEYQTHQSLFNSEHNYPAKGKWNKRVMYRNVRSAPRRRKRSLNPYLQGKRLDNVVAKKSAPHFSEEDKRTN from the exons ATGTTCAAGGTAACTCTGCTGGCACTGGTCGGCTTGGCCGTGGCCTCTGCTCACAGCTCCCAGGATGCAGATAAGGTGACTGAAGCCGATATCCAGCGGTTGCTGCATGGAGTCATGGAGCAGTTAGGCATTGCTCGGCCTCGAGTCGAGTACCCAGCTCATCAAGCAACAAATCTGGTTGGGCCACAGAGCATCGAAG GTGGTGCCCATGAAGGATTGCAGCACCTGGGCCCCTATGGCAACATCCCCAACATTGTGGCTGAGCTGACAGGGGATAACATCCCAAAGGATTTCAACCAAGACCAAGGCTACCCAGACCCACCCAACCCCTGTCCACTGGGGAGAAAAG CTTCCGACGGATGCCTGGAACATATTCCTGACACAGCTGAATTCAGCAATGAATACCAGACCCATCAAAGCCTCTTTAATTCAGAGCACAACTATCCAGCAAAGGGGAAATGG AACAAGAGAGTGATGTACAGAAATGTGAGAAGTGCACCGAGGAGGAGAAAGAGG AGCCTGAACCCATACCTgcaagggaagagactcgacaatgTTGTTGCCAAGAAGTCAGCTCCTCATTTCTCTGAAGAGGATAAACGTACCAATTAG